In the genome of Streptomyces sp. NBC_00433, the window CGGGCCCGACCGGGTGCTGGACGAGGCGGCCGCGTCCGGGTGGGGGCTGCTGGAACTGCCCGCGCGGCACACCCCGCGTACCGACCCCGAGGCGGTACGCGCCGTCGCCGCGGTCGTACGGCGACTGCTGGACCGCGGCGGGGTGACGTATTCCGAGCGCGGCAAGGACCCCGCGCCGCTGACCGCCGACCGGATCGCGGTCGGCACCGCGCACCGCGACCAGGCCGCCGCGGTGCGCGCCGCGCTGGCCGCGCTCGGGGTGCCCGCCGGCCCCGGCGGGGTCGCGGTGGACACCGCGAACCGCTTGCAGGGCAGGGAGTTCGACGTCACCGTCGTCCTGCACCCGCTGTCGGGGCGCCCGGACGCCACCGCCTTCCACCTGGAGACGGGCCGGCTGTGCGTCCTGGCCTCCCGCCACCGGCACGCCTGCATCGTGGTCTGCCGGGCCGGCGTGGCGGACCTGCTGGACGAGCACCCGTCCTCGGAGCCGGTGCGCCTCGGCGTCACCGTGAAATTCCCCGACGGCTGGGAGGCCAACCACGCCGTGCTCGCCCACCTCGCGGAACACCGGGTGGGCTGGCGCCCCTGAGCGAGGCCCTGGGGGGACTTGCGCGGACGCGGGACAATGGAAGGCGGAACCGACCCCGGAGGTACCGCATGTCCGAGCCGCGACCGGCTCGCCCGTCCCGCGAGTCACGTGACCCCCGCGCCGACCGGCCCAAACGCCCCGCCCCGCTGCTGTTCGAACCCGGTGCGCCCACCGACACCGGCGGCGACCGCTTCTTCGAGCTGGACTCGATGGACGACCCCCGGCAGCTGCTGGCCAGGGCCACCGAGCTGGAGCAGGCGTTCCGTACCGCTGCCGATCGGGCGAGCGAATTCCAGGCCATCGCCGCCGCCCAGCTCACCGACCCCCGCCGATTCGACCGGCTCACCGCGGCCGACCTGGCGGAACAGGCCGGCTGGACCGAGGACTACGCCAAGAAGATGGCCGAGTACGGCCAGAGCCTGATCGCCGGCGGCGGTGTCACCCCGTAACGGACCGGTCGCCGTGGGTTCGGCAGGGTACGCCTCCTCCCCGTCCCTGTCGCGTATTCGGCGGATTTGCCCGGACGCCGCCCGGCGGGGCGGTACCTGTAGATGCCATGGATGAATGGCAGGGGAGCACCAGCGTCGTCGGGATCGTCTCCGAGGCCCAACGGCGGCAGCACACTGCGTTTGTCACCCCGGAAGGGGCCGCCTGGCTGGCCTCCGCGAGCGCCTTCCCACGCAGCGTCGAGGCCCTGTGGTCGGCCCGTCCGGGCGCCCCGAGCGTCCTGCCCTGCGGCAGGACCTTCGACGTGGTCAACCTCACCGCCCTCTTCGGGCGCCGGGTGCTCGAACAGCTCTGGGCCTCGGGACCCGGCAGCGGACCGGTCGCCGTCCACCGCGGCCGGGTCCTGCTGCTGGTCTCCCCCGGCACCGCCCAGCGGCTGCCCTCGCTGCTCGGCTGGGAGGAGTGGGCCGCCGCCGTCCCGCCGATGCTGTGCCACGGAGCCGGCGACGCGGTGACCGTCCCGCCGCTCTGCGAGGACCCCGCCGCCGACGCCTGCGACGGCACCGGGATGTCCCGCTGGGTCGTCGCCCCCGACACCCGCCACCCCTGGCTGCCGGGCCCCGACATCCTGCTCTGGGCCTGCGTCCGGGCCGCCAGAACCGTCCCCGTGTCCACCCCTCCCGCCCTGGTCGGGGTGCGGGGAAGGGCGTGACCGCTATCGATTTTCCAGGTCGCCGGGGTGGGTGCTAATGTCTACGACGTCAGCAGGCGCCGCTAGCTCAGTTGGTTAGAGCAGCTGACTCTTAATCAGCGGGTCCGGGGTTCGAGTCCCTGGCGGCGCACCTGAAGCGAAGGCCCTCCGTTCTCCACGGGGGGCCTTCGGCGTACCCGGATCATGCCGCCCGGCGCGCCGCCCGGCCCGGTGCGTCCACGACCACCACGCTGGTCCCCATGGGGCACTGGTCGCTGACCGAGGCCGTCAGGGTGGAGATTTCCGGCACCGGCGGCCGGACACCGCTGTTCCTGCTGCTCGCCGGCCTGCTCGGGTCGTTCCTCTTCATCCGCTTCAGCGTCCGGATGATCCGCAGGGGAGTGTCCTGGTGGCCCGGCAACGTCCAGCCCGGCGGACTGCACATCCACCACGTCGTCTTCGGCCAGGTGATGATGATCGTCGGCGGCGTCGGCTCCTTCGCCGTCCACGGCGGCCCGCTCGCCCACGACATCCTCGCCTTCGTCTTCGGCGCCGGCTGCGGCCTGGTCCTGGACGAATTCGCCCTGGTCCTGCACCTGGAGGACGTCTACTGGCGCGAGGAGGGCCGGCAGTCCGTCGACGCGGTCATCCTCGCGGTCTCCGTCATCGGCCTGCTCCTCATCGGCCAGGCCCCCCTCGGCGGCTACGTCGGCGGCACCTCCTGGACCCCCTACGCCGTCGCCGCCCTCCTGCTCGGCTTCGTCGTGCTCTGCCTGCTCAAGGGCAAGGTGTGGACCGGCCTGCTCGGCGTGATGCTGCCCTTCCTCGCCGTCATCGGCGCCCTGCGCCTCGCCCGGCCCGCCAGCCCCTGGGCCCGCTGGCGCTACGGCAGCAGGCCGCGCCGGATGGCCCGCGCGGAACGCCGCGAGGACCGCATCCACCGGCGGATGGTCGTCCTGAAGACCCGCGCCATGGACGCCGTCGCCGGCGCCCCCAACCCGGTGTCCCTGACCAAGGCCCCGCCGACCCGCGCCACCATCGTCGACCTGCCGCCCTCCCGCGTCGAAGTGCTGCTCGCCCGGGTGCTGCGCCCGCTGCGCGACCCCGGCGCCGCCGCCGCCGTCTGGTACCTGCGGGCCGCCACCGCCGTCAACGTCGTCACCGGCGCCGTCGTCCCCTTCCGCGACCGGGTGCGCGCCGCCACCAACGGCGAATACGTCACCGCCTTCCTGGTCAGCCCCGGCTTCACCGGCGCCGCCCTCGCCCTGGTCCTGTCGATCAGCCTGCGCCGCCGCAAACGCGCCGCCTGGATCGTCACCACCGTCCTGACCGTGGCCTACACCCTCACCATCGCCACCACCATCGCCGCCGTCCGCGAATCCCGCGGCCACCCCTTCAACTGGGCCTCCCTCGGCATCACCCTGCTCTTCCTCACCGCCCTGCTGGTCTCCCGCCCGCTCTTCAACGTCCGCGGCGAACCCGGCAACGTCGCACTCGGCCTGACCAGCCTGCTCATCGGCGCGGTCATCGCCGTCGGCGTCGGCACCCTGCTGGTCCACGCCACCGACGAGGTGCCGCCCCGCCAGTGGAGCGCCAGCCTGCGCTACGCGGTCGTACGCGTCCTGACCGTCTCCGGCCTCTTCGACCTGCCCGGCATCACCGTGCCCGGCTGGACCGACCTGGCCATCAACATCCTCAGCGTCGCCCTGATGCTCGTCGTCCTGCTGGCCTTCTTCCGCGCCCCCCGCGGCCGGGCCCGCCTCGACCCCGCCGACGAACGCCGGCTCCGCGCCCTTCTCCGCGCCTACGGCCGCCGCGACTCACTCGGCTACTTCGCCCTGCGCCGCGACAAATCCGTCTGCTGGACCCCGTCCCGCGACGCCGCGATCCTCTACCGCGTCGTCAACGGCGTCGCCCTCGCCACCGGCGACCCCCTCGGCCCCCGCGACGCCTGGCCCGCCGCCGTCGCCAACTGGCTCACCCACACCCACCGCCACGCCTGGGTCGCCGCGGTCACCAACGCCGGACCCGACGCCGTGGAGGCCTACGAAGCGGCCGGCTTCCACGGTTTCGCCTCCGGCGAGGAAGCGGTGGTGGACGTGGCGTCCTTCACGGCGGACGGCACCGCGCTCATCGGGGCGCACCGGCTCGTCGCCGACGCCGGCTACACCACCGCCCACCGGCGGCAGGCCGCCATCGACGCCGACGAATTCCGCCGCCTCGGGCAGCTCGCCGACGCATGGCGCCGGCATCCTGCAGAACGCCGCTTCGCCGCCGCCCTCGGGCGGCTCGGCGACCCCGCAGACGGGGACTACCTCCTCGCGGAGTGCCGCGACCCCAACGGGCGCACCTGCGCCCTCCTCGGCTTCGTCCCCTGGGGCCGGGACGGGCTCACCCTCGACCTCCTCCGCTACGACCGCGACTCCGGCCGCGCGCCCGTCGACCACCTCCTCACCGACCTCCTCCTCACCGCCGCCGGCGCCACCGCCTCCCCCCTCACCGGCGTGACCCGCCTCTCCCTCAACATCACCTCCACCCACCCCCACCCTCCCTGGCACCCCCCAACGCCCCCGTACACCCCCTACGCCCCCCACCGGCACCCCCGCTACCTCCTCTACGAACGCCGCCTCGACCTCCCCCGAGTAGCCGCAGTGGCCCTCCGAGGCTGAGCCCCCTCCGGGGCTGAGCCCCCTCCGGGGGTGGGCCGACGTCGGCGACCGCACGCCCGTGCGTGACGGGGTGCTGCGGCGCAAGGAGTCCGGCTGGGGGTGAGGCGTGGTTGGCGGCGCCCCCGACCGGCCTCACCCCCGCCCTCCACGGATGTGCAGACGCCGGCGGTGGGGAGGGGACGATCCGGGGGTGTCCCCGCAGGACTGCGCACGACTCCCGCTGGAACGTTCGGGAAGGGCTCAGGTGCGCAGTCCGAGGAGATACCCCCGGAGCGGCACCGACACGACCACCACCGGCACCCGCACCCGACCGACCACCCGCACGGGCGAGCGGGCGGGGCGAGATGGGGGTACCCCCATGCGGAGCTACGGGGGAGGGCGGGCGAACGGGCGGGCAGGAAAGAACCGACCTACGTTGATTTCATGGCCCGCATAAGAACCGTCGCCGCCGTCGCCGCGGCCCTG includes:
- a CDS encoding phosphatidylglycerol lysyltransferase domain-containing protein; translation: MGHWSLTEAVRVEISGTGGRTPLFLLLAGLLGSFLFIRFSVRMIRRGVSWWPGNVQPGGLHIHHVVFGQVMMIVGGVGSFAVHGGPLAHDILAFVFGAGCGLVLDEFALVLHLEDVYWREEGRQSVDAVILAVSVIGLLLIGQAPLGGYVGGTSWTPYAVAALLLGFVVLCLLKGKVWTGLLGVMLPFLAVIGALRLARPASPWARWRYGSRPRRMARAERREDRIHRRMVVLKTRAMDAVAGAPNPVSLTKAPPTRATIVDLPPSRVEVLLARVLRPLRDPGAAAAVWYLRAATAVNVVTGAVVPFRDRVRAATNGEYVTAFLVSPGFTGAALALVLSISLRRRKRAAWIVTTVLTVAYTLTIATTIAAVRESRGHPFNWASLGITLLFLTALLVSRPLFNVRGEPGNVALGLTSLLIGAVIAVGVGTLLVHATDEVPPRQWSASLRYAVVRVLTVSGLFDLPGITVPGWTDLAINILSVALMLVVLLAFFRAPRGRARLDPADERRLRALLRAYGRRDSLGYFALRRDKSVCWTPSRDAAILYRVVNGVALATGDPLGPRDAWPAAVANWLTHTHRHAWVAAVTNAGPDAVEAYEAAGFHGFASGEEAVVDVASFTADGTALIGAHRLVADAGYTTAHRRQAAIDADEFRRLGQLADAWRRHPAERRFAAALGRLGDPADGDYLLAECRDPNGRTCALLGFVPWGRDGLTLDLLRYDRDSGRAPVDHLLTDLLLTAAGATASPLTGVTRLSLNITSTHPHPPWHPPTPPYTPYAPHRHPRYLLYERRLDLPRVAAVALRG